taactattaaaagctctggagagaacaggaatagatggaacattcctcaaaacaataaaagccatatacaacagaccaactgctaatatcaaattaaatggagagaaacttaaatcattgcccctaaactcaggaacaagacaaggatgcccactctccccacttcttttcaacatggtgctggaatccctagccatagcaataaggcaagaggaggacatcaaagggatccacatgggcaaggaagaaatcaagttatccctattcgcagacgacatgatcttatatctgaaggacccaaaaaactcagtccccaaactcctacacctattaaaccattttggcaaagtagcaggatacaaaatcaatccacaaaagtcagcagcttttctgtacaccagcaatgtacaagcagaaaaggaaattatggaaacaattccatttacagtagccaaaaaaagaataaagtacctgcggatcaacctaaccaaggatgtgacagacctatttaatgaaaactataaaaatctaataagggaaatcaaagaagacacaaggagatggaaagacctcccatgctcatgggtaggcagaatcaatatagtgaaaatggccatattgcccaaactgttatacaaattcaatgcaatccctatcaaaatcccagttacattcttcactgaaatagagaaagcaacccataaattcatatggaacagcaaaaaacctagaatagccaaagcaattctaggcaaaaaaaagcagtgcaggaggtatcacaataccagatttcaagctctactatagggccatcataacaaaaacagcctggtattggtataaaaacagacaggaagaccaatggattagaattgaagatccagaaataaaagcgcactcttacagtcagctgatattggacaaaggagctaaagacattcaatggaataaacacagcctcttcaactactggtgttgggaaaactgggcagccatatgcagaaaactcaaagtagccccaagcctatcaccatgcaccaagatcaactcaaaatggatcaaggacctcaatatcagacctgaatccttgaaactactgaaggacagagtaggaaagacactagaactcataggcacaggaagaaacttcctgaatagagtcccaggggcacaacaaataggggagagactcgacaaatggaactactacaaattaaaaagtttctgcacagctaaggacatagccaccaaaatagaaagacagccaaccatatgggaaaggatctttaccagcacagcaacagacaaaggcctaatatcggtcatctacagagaactcaaaaaactaagcccctccaagcccagtaaaccaattaggaaatgggcaaaggagctaaagagagacttcacatgaAGTCTCATATGCttcaaagaagcatatgaggaaatgttcaacatctctggcagtaaaggaaatgcaaataaaaacaaccctgagatactacctcactccagttagaatggcctatactctgaactcaggcaacaacaaatgctggagggggtgcggggatagaggaacccttctccattgttggtgggagtgcaaattagtacaaccactttggagaacagtatgaaggtttctcaaaaagctcaatatagacctaccctatgacccagccataccactcctaggcatctatcctgaacagcaggtcccaagatatcaaaaagacaattgcacttccatgtttatcactgcacaattcacaatagccaaaatatggacacaacccagatgcccctccacagatgaatggatccaaaaaatatggtacctatacacaatggaatactacatagcaattaggaatgatgaaatattgttattcgcagggaaatgatcagaacttgaacaaataatgttgagtgagacaagcctagaacacagaaaacaaagatgcatgatctccctgatatatgactgttaagatggggtgatggagagacaggagagaccaggtctgtgaaaccaaaaactgcttttcaaatggtatttcccacaggattgggtcagcgacccaacattatgtaactaaaaccaaacaactactcaacatataaaggtcaaaaattgacctgtcagtggaatataatagctcaaaagctatgtatgtatgttcatataagactactgtcgacatattgtctaatgtcgacattacatttaaagcactaggtgaattttctttggcgtaggccacatggctactgtatatgttcttggtaccttgtgtattgcatatatgtctacctgacctagggaagggaaagaaaaacagggtgtaagatatcacaagaaatgtacacactgccctactatgtaactgtaccctttttgcacaacaccttgtcaaaaaaaattgtttaattaataaataaattacaaaaaaaccaaaaccaaatcaaaacaaaacaaaaaatgcaaacCAAACAACCCAGGCTGGATGCcggtggtggctcacaactataatcctagctactcaagaggctgaaatctgaagatcacagttcgaagccagtttgGTCAgaaaagactcatctccacttagccactcaaaaactggaagcagtgctgtggctcaaagtggtagaacactagctttgggcaaaatctcaggggcagtgcccaggccctgaattcaagccccacaaccagcactcccctccacccccccaaaaaaaccccataGCTCAGTACAATATacttaaagaaaaacacacattACTTTGTGCAATCCTTCCATTTAATCATTTTAGTAGCTGAGGGAAAATATCTACCCAATTAAAATTCTGAACCAAAAATAgatgaaatagaaatcaaaatacATAAACCATCTATACCTAGAAAAAATGACTTCAGAGCcaaatcagtttttattttttagacttTAATGTTGACTTCAGGctttaaaattatgatttattTCTGTACATGTACAGGTTCTATGTCAGGTAGAAAATGAATATTTCCTTCACAAACAACAAACTAAAATTTCCCAACAGTTGTAAAAATACaggttttaaaacattaaaaactcCATGCAAATTTAACAGCACTGGGTACTTTTATTTTGCAGAACATAATAACTAACAAAACTGACATTTATCCTTAAGGCACTTTTATAAGAGGATGAATATTGGCAAACTGTGGGGAAAGAATGAGGTAACAGCTGTTAGCTGTAAAAGGACACACATTACTACAGCAGCCTGGTGGCAACTGCATTTTAACAGTTTATAGGACACAAAATGATTCTGCTCACTCACACAGCCTTCCAGTTGAAGATTTCAGAGCCTCTAATAAAGCTCTATCTGCAGGAAGCAGCACTTTAGTCCCATTTAGACGTTTTCCTCCTCATGTAACTGTGTCCTTCACTGTCGATCGCTTCGTAGAGGTCCTTCTTATTGTCTTGTGTTGCATGTAGATAACCAAGGTAAGCCACGCAAAGCGAAAGGGTTACCAATCCAAAGGCCATTACTGGTTTattctgttaaagaaaaaaattataaagcctCACTAAGGCTGAAAATTCAAAGAGATCCAAATAGCTCTTGTGTTTTCTTCCCGATATGCTGTTAACTCCTTACCACCACAATCGCAGTCCGAAAAGTGTTTCCATTATAACCACACAACCAATTCTTAACTCAATTTGTCCAACTACTGATTACAGATTACAGACTCTTGTttgttctctcccatctttctctCTAGAGCCTGGACACCTTGGACATCTACTCTCAGAAGAGTGAAAGGCAAGAAATGAATATTGCTCTGGTACTCAGCATCGGCAGTGGTATCTGTGTAATGGGGAGAAGTTTCTTAACTTCTCTGTGCCCTAATCTTTCCATTCCCAAGTTCAATTTAGCTTAGTAGGAGGTGAAGATAAAGTATGTATGTGATTTTTTCTGCCCAAGAATCACTGTTAAAGAGTGTTTTATAACCTAAATTAGGTACAGCAATAATAACAATGCATATACCCTTCTCTGGGaactactttattattttaagaagtttAGTGATTGGAACTAATGCAATGTGATGTAGCTTGAACAAGGGTGACGGCTGGGGGAGTTTTTAAATACAGGGAAGCTTCCAGAAAAGTGTTTTCTCTATTGTAACTTGTGATTCCTGGCCTGAAACAGGCACCCCATTTTGCATATTTGTGTTCAACAAATTGCCCATTCTTAGGttaatgcaaatgcaagtgccaatcctggggcttgaactcagggcttgggcactgtctctcagtatctttttgctaaaggttagtgctctaccacttggagtcataatgccacttccaactttttatgaGCAGTTtactgaagagtctcatggattttcctgcctgggctggcttcaaatcagaatcctcagatctcagcttcctgagtaatttttgattacagatgtaagccaccctGGTGCCTGGATCCAAATAATATGCTCGTTTCTCTTTCCATACCTATGACCACAGTAGTTACCAGATTTGGATTTAAGATTCAAGATCTAAGACCCAAGTCTGAAACCAGAGATAATACCAAACCCTATATACATTTTAGACTATGTTTTGCCTAGGCATACATatgtaaaaaatgtttaatttataaACTAGGCACAGTAAAAtattaatagcaataaaatagcAAAATTGTAACAAATTGCTGTAGGCATACATGTAAGGTCTCATTctaaagaggcaaaaaaaaaaaagatgtcattgCTGGCAGCAAAACTTGTCAaattaggggttggggatatggcctagtgacaagagcatTTGCCtcgcaagaggccctgggttcaattccccagcaccacatatacagaaaatggccagaagtggcgctgtggctcaagtggcagagtgctagccttgagcaaaaaaaaaagaagccagggacagtgctcaggccctgagtccaagccccaggactagcaaataaaaaaaaaacaaaccaaaaacttgTCAAATGAAAGCACATAAGGAAGAGTACTGTACTGCTATTCCAAAGCTTAATCATAAAGCAATAAGTCAAACTTTtctacttgaaaaacaaaaggaagttcaCAAGCTCAAGACAGCTTAAATTTGCAATTCTTAAAAAGCTTTTAGCGATGTAGTAAACACATTAgttcaaagttttaaaaaatatcctaTTGTTGAGTTAATGATGTAAAACTATTCAACCTTAAAACAATTTACACTGTCTACTATAAAACTTTAAATGTCAGTTTCATAATAATTTgatttcatttgttgttgttgtttgcggtcatagggtttgaactcagggcctgggcacagttcctgagctcttttgctcaaggctagcactctacctctttgggCCACAGTccttgttttctggtagttaactgggtaagagtcttgtggactggctggctttgaactgcaattctcagatctcaatctcttgggtagctaggattacagacgagagccaccagcacctggctgattttATTTAAGCTAgaagatacatttaaaaaaataaattcattaaatCAAATATATTCATACAACGTAAGTGAGCAGCTACTTCCACAATATTATACAAATGCATgttttaggattttcttttttttttttctttttggccagtcctgtggggcttggactcagggcctgagcactgtccctggcttcttcttgctcaaggctagcactctgccacttgagtcacagcgccacttctggccattttctgtatatgtggtgctggggaatcgaacccagggcctcatgtatatgaggcaagcactcttgccactaggccatatccccagccccatgttttagGATTTTGCATAAAGTGTCTACGgtatcagctgggtgctggtggttcacaccagtaatcctagctactcatgaggtggAGATCTGCGGGTCAAGGTTGGAAGTTAGCCTGCGCAGAAAACATCCACTAGAttacaattaaccacaaaaagcaagaagtatagttgtagctcaagtggagtgctagccttgagcaaaagggttcAGACAGTGCTTcttccctgagtttaagccccagtaccagcacaaacacataaaaaattgTTTATGGTATCACTTAGATGGTAAAAATTAGTAAAGGCTAGACTGCAGCCTATAAGACTTaccagctttttattttgatcTCCATTTCAGTGGAAGGTCTTATTTACTAATAGTACCTTAGTAAACCATAAAATTACCTTCATATTAATGCAACAATAAAACTAATACACGAATTGaagttaaattaaaatgtaaCCACTTTTCATTACTATACCCAAATGCCTAAAAAACAATGTCTTAAATACATCTTTATAGGTAAAGTGgcatttaacattttctttccacttgtttttattcagAAAGGTCTTATTAGTGAACACAAAATGTCCGCAGTAAGACCAAATGCGACAGAAAAATAGGAGCTATTTCTCATAGCCTGATTAAAGTTATATCCTGTCTTTCTTACAGGTTTAATGAAGAGTTCTGGATTCACAGCCCGAAATAAGGTCGTTGTGCGAACCCCTCTGAGCCCTGGGTTTGGAAAATCTTTCTCTTTGGGTGGTTCCTTTTTAAATGTTGGAGGCTCAGGTGCTGAAGACATCTTGACTAGCGATGATTTATTACCTAGAaacaagatatttttctttcaaaattgcttgataaaccttttttaaaaatcactattactttcttcttttgaatTCTAGATAAGCACCAAAAGTGGATGTCGACTCTTGTTACCTGTGTGatgttttacttgttttttggtaaaattattttaatctaaaaaacaaaaaaaacccaaaccctcaCTCAATCCAATAAACCATGAAGCCGACAGAAGTCTAGAGAATGTTTTTTTGATACTAAGGCAGTACTAGATGGAGGAGAGTCCTCCTAGTCTCTCCCTGGGTCCACCTAAGCATTCACTGTCCCAAGCAGTAAGGGCAAGTAGTTGTTTCTATTCACTCCTTTGTTTATTGGCAACTCTCTGCAAAGAATATGTTCTGCAAACTCCTTAGTCTAAATATCCTTTCTCTTTCAGCTACTCCAAGTCTGTCCTATTAAAACCAAGATATCATCACTATAGCTTTATGGTTCCATTTTTACTTCAGTGACCACTCCTGTAGCAATTTCAAGATTTGCTAACTCCTGAGGAACAGGTGGATCCCTGTAGCCACATATTCTTCAAAACTACATTGGTTAAGGACACTAGTGACAGTGGCAATTGAATATTAGATTGGTTTAAATATCATGATAGTTGCACACTTCCAAGAGTACTTCAGGGATCCCAcatttctttgtttggttttgccagtcctggggcttggactcaggacctgagcactgtccctgtcttccttttgctcaaggctagcacttgaccacttgagccacagcgccacctctggctgttttctatatatgtagtactgaggaattgaacttagggcttcatgtatccgaggcaagcactttgccactaggccatattcccagccccacatttcttTAGTGCAGGTGACTTTATGGATGTCTGTGTCAATGCATGCTTCATGTTGGCAGTGTCCACTTTCCCTCCTTACCTAAATCCTGAAATTTTCTTCCTACAACTAGTTTCAGTAATGAGCTTTCACTGTGTGAATTATAACTTCATTTGAAGGCTGGTagaatttgaaggaaaaaattcAGCACATACATGATCCAACTGTAGTGGGCATAATGGCtgtctagatttaaaaaaaaaaaaaaaagatactgtgtTTTGCTCCTGTCAATTTTTCTCGGTCATTAGTAAGTTTGTCATCATCTGGGCATGTTATTGCCTTGTAAttacaaggaaacaaaggaacaATTCTGGGAA
The nucleotide sequence above comes from Perognathus longimembris pacificus isolate PPM17 chromosome 9, ASM2315922v1, whole genome shotgun sequence. Encoded proteins:
- the Smim8 gene encoding small integral membrane protein 8 isoform X2 → MSSAPEPPTFKKEPPKEKDFPNPGLRGVRTTTLFRAVNPELFIKPNKPVMAFGLVTLSLCVAYLGYLHATQDNKKDLYEAIDSEGHSYMRRKTSKWD